Proteins encoded within one genomic window of Streptomyces kaniharaensis:
- a CDS encoding acyl-CoA dehydrogenase family protein, whose translation MSTIGSQLLETPERRALRKAVADLGRRYGSAYYLAKARAGEPADELWADAGKAGYLGVNLPVEYGGGGGGITDLAIVLEELGTAGCPLLLLIVSPAICGTVIARYGTERQKERWLPGLADGSRKMAFGITEPDAGSNSHRISTVARRDGEDWLLTGRKVFVSGIDHSDAVLFVARTADATTGKLKPCLFVVPRDTPGFEYRAIPMELVAPEKQFQVFLDDVRLPADALVGDENAGLLQLFAGLNPERILTAAFSLGLARQALGKAVEYARTRTVWSTPIGAHQGLAHPLAQCAVEIELARLMTQKAGLLYDAGEDLAAGEAANMAKYAAGEAAARTVDQAVQTLGGNGLTQEYGLGALLAATRVGRVAPVSREMVLNYVAQHTLGLPRSY comes from the coding sequence ATGTCCACCATCGGCAGCCAGCTCCTCGAAACCCCCGAACGCCGGGCCCTGCGAAAGGCCGTCGCCGACCTCGGCCGCCGCTACGGCTCCGCCTACTACCTCGCCAAGGCCCGCGCCGGCGAGCCCGCCGACGAACTGTGGGCCGACGCCGGCAAGGCCGGCTACCTCGGCGTCAACCTGCCCGTCGAGTACGGCGGCGGGGGCGGCGGCATCACCGACCTCGCCATCGTCCTGGAGGAACTGGGCACCGCCGGCTGCCCGTTGCTCCTGCTGATCGTCTCCCCGGCGATCTGCGGCACGGTCATAGCCCGCTACGGCACCGAGCGGCAGAAGGAGCGCTGGCTGCCCGGACTCGCCGACGGCAGCCGGAAGATGGCCTTCGGCATCACCGAGCCGGACGCCGGCTCCAACTCGCACCGGATCTCCACCGTCGCCCGCCGGGACGGCGAGGACTGGCTGCTCACCGGCCGCAAGGTGTTCGTCTCCGGCATCGACCACTCCGACGCGGTGCTGTTCGTCGCCCGCACCGCGGACGCGACCACCGGAAAGCTCAAGCCCTGCCTGTTCGTCGTCCCCCGCGACACCCCTGGCTTCGAGTACCGGGCGATCCCGATGGAACTCGTCGCCCCCGAGAAGCAGTTCCAGGTCTTCCTGGACGACGTCCGGCTGCCCGCCGACGCCCTGGTCGGCGACGAGAACGCGGGCCTGCTCCAGCTCTTCGCCGGCCTCAACCCCGAGCGCATCCTCACCGCCGCGTTCTCCCTCGGCCTCGCCCGCCAGGCCCTCGGCAAGGCCGTCGAGTACGCGAGGACCCGTACCGTCTGGTCCACCCCGATCGGCGCCCACCAGGGCCTGGCCCACCCGCTCGCCCAGTGCGCGGTGGAGATCGAGCTGGCCCGGCTGATGACCCAGAAGGCCGGGCTGCTCTACGACGCGGGCGAGGACCTCGCCGCCGGCGAGGCCGCCAACATGGCCAAGTACGCGGCGGGCGAGGCCGCCGCCCGCACCGTGGACCAGGCGGTGCAGACGCTCGGCGGCAACGGCCTCACCCAGGAGTACGGGCTGGGCGCGCTGCTGGCCGCCACCCGGGTCGGCCGGGTCGCCCCGGTCAGCCGCGAGATGGTGCTCAACTACGTTGCCCAGCACACCCTCGGGCTGCCCAGGTCCTACTGA